In a genomic window of Pseudomonas oryzihabitans:
- the pnuC gene encoding nicotinamide riboside transporter PnuC, with product MSTVELVAAVLGIVAVWLTVRKNIWGWPIGLVMVVLYVWIFYDVKLYSDMLLQCVYAVLQLYGWWQWLRGGQQHQGREVTSLGGVTLVGGLAVGAVGSLALGYLMGTHTDAALPWLDAALTAFSLIAQFWMAQKRLQCWALWFVLDVIYVGLFYHKGLYPTAVLYAVFVGLAAYGWLDWRRALAGTR from the coding sequence ATGTCCACGGTAGAGCTGGTGGCCGCTGTCCTGGGCATCGTTGCGGTCTGGCTCACGGTGCGGAAAAACATCTGGGGCTGGCCCATCGGCCTGGTGATGGTGGTGCTCTACGTCTGGATCTTCTACGACGTGAAGCTCTACTCGGACATGCTGCTGCAGTGCGTCTACGCGGTACTGCAACTCTATGGCTGGTGGCAATGGCTGCGCGGCGGCCAACAGCATCAGGGCCGTGAGGTCACCTCGCTCGGCGGCGTAACCCTAGTGGGCGGGCTGGCCGTCGGCGCGGTGGGCAGCCTGGCCCTCGGCTACCTCATGGGCACCCACACCGACGCCGCCCTGCCCTGGCTCGACGCGGCGCTCACGGCCTTCAGCCTGATTGCCCAATTCTGGATGGCGCAGAAGCGCCTGCAGTGCTGGGCGCTGTGGTTCGTGCTGGATGTCATCTACGTGGGACTTTTCTACCACAAGGGCCTCTACCCCACCGCAGTGCTCTATGCCGTGTTCGTCGGCCTCGCTGCCTACGGCTGGCTCGACTGGCGCCGTGCGCTGGCAGGCACGCGATGA
- a CDS encoding AAA family ATPase: protein MKVVVLTGPESSGKSWLATTLSDSFGAVRVDEYVREYCAQHGTDTSLADVDVIAREQLRREDEARAAAPPLLLLDTHLLSNLLWSRLLFGTAPAWLEPALLTRRYDLHLLLDPRGVDWQDDGQRCQPGLDERLAFFTDCRDWLQAHRQPVLEIAGDWHERQAAALAAVRRLLHEA, encoded by the coding sequence ATGAAGGTGGTGGTGCTGACCGGCCCGGAATCGAGCGGCAAGTCCTGGCTGGCGACCACCCTGAGCGACAGCTTCGGCGCTGTGCGGGTGGACGAATACGTGCGTGAGTACTGCGCGCAGCATGGCACCGATACCAGCCTGGCGGACGTGGACGTGATCGCCCGCGAACAGCTGCGCCGGGAAGACGAGGCGCGCGCCGCCGCACCGCCGCTGTTGCTGCTGGATACCCATCTGCTGAGCAATCTGCTGTGGAGTCGGTTGCTGTTCGGCACCGCCCCCGCCTGGCTGGAGCCCGCCCTGCTGACGCGCCGCTACGATCTGCACCTGCTGCTCGATCCCCGCGGCGTCGACTGGCAGGACGATGGCCAGCGCTGTCAGCCAGGCCTGGACGAACGCCTCGCGTTCTTCACGGACTGTCGAGACTGGTTGCAGGCGCACCGGCAACCCGTACTGGAAATCGCCGGCGACTGGCATGAGCGGCAAGCTGCCGCGCTGGCGGCGGTACGGCGGTTGCTGCACGAGGCCTGA
- a CDS encoding Smr/MutS family protein has product MHDDDASFADFTRGIRPLKQDRADTGKPRADRGQIAQRRADATKTTVSVRVDGLSDAFVIDVGAEDELYWGRDGVQDTQLRRLKGGQIPFEGSLDLHGMTVEKARETLWDFLAEATRLEIRCVRITHGKAARLDGRRPLIKSHVNTWLRQHPQVLGFTSCLPRHGGTGSLYVLLKRTMLEGRDE; this is encoded by the coding sequence ATGCACGACGACGATGCCTCTTTCGCCGACTTCACCCGCGGGATCCGTCCACTCAAGCAGGATCGCGCCGACACCGGCAAGCCCCGCGCCGACCGTGGCCAGATCGCCCAACGGCGCGCCGATGCGACCAAGACCACGGTCAGTGTCCGCGTCGATGGCCTGAGCGATGCCTTCGTCATCGACGTGGGTGCCGAGGACGAGCTCTATTGGGGGCGCGACGGCGTGCAGGACACCCAGCTACGGCGCCTCAAGGGTGGCCAGATCCCCTTCGAGGGCAGCCTGGACCTGCACGGCATGACCGTGGAGAAGGCCCGGGAAACCCTCTGGGACTTCCTCGCCGAAGCGACCCGCCTGGAAATCCGTTGCGTGCGGATCACCCATGGCAAGGCCGCGCGCCTGGATGGGCGCCGCCCGCTGATCAAGAGTCACGTCAATACCTGGCTCCGCCAGCATCCCCAGGTGCTGGGTTTCACCTCCTGCCTGCCCCGCCATGGCGGTACCGGCTCGCTTTACGTCTTGCTCAAGCGCACCATGCTCGAAGGTCGCGACGAGTGA
- the folE gene encoding GTP cyclohydrolase I FolE, translated as MSLEQHYSSILTGLGEDIGREGLVDTPKRAAKAMQYLCRGYNQTLEEVVGDALFTSDNSEMVLVKNIELYSLCEHHMLPFIGKAHVAYMPNGKVLGLSKVARIVDMFARRLQIQENMTRQIAEAIEKVTHAAGVAVVIEAQHMCMMMRGVEKQNSSMVTSVMLGQFRANDATRAEFLGLINR; from the coding sequence ATGTCTCTCGAACAGCACTACTCCTCGATTCTGACCGGACTCGGCGAAGACATCGGCCGGGAGGGGCTGGTGGACACGCCCAAGCGGGCCGCCAAGGCCATGCAGTACCTCTGCCGCGGCTACAACCAGACGCTGGAAGAGGTGGTGGGTGACGCCCTCTTCACCTCGGACAACAGCGAGATGGTGCTGGTCAAGAACATCGAGCTGTATTCGCTGTGCGAGCACCACATGCTGCCCTTCATCGGCAAGGCGCACGTGGCCTACATGCCCAACGGCAAGGTGCTGGGCCTGTCCAAGGTCGCGCGTATCGTCGACATGTTCGCCCGGCGCCTGCAGATCCAGGAAAACATGACCCGGCAGATCGCCGAGGCCATCGAGAAGGTCACCCATGCCGCCGGCGTGGCGGTGGTGATCGAGGCGCAGCACATGTGCATGATGATGCGCGGCGTGGAGAAGCAGAACTCCTCCATGGTCACCTCGGTGATGCTGGGCCAGTTCCGCGCCAACGACGCCACCCGCGCCGAATTCCTCGGCCTGATCAACCGCTGA
- a CDS encoding putative quinol monooxygenase, which produces MPDVHSLTLLRAQPERSPALGAHLLDLVALAVKDEGCLEYRVFQGSEDGDLWVIQSRWTSVAAQDDHFNQPHTLAFLDELPKLADEVDLYPLEPKSPIAKL; this is translated from the coding sequence ATGCCCGACGTCCATAGCCTCACCCTGCTCAGGGCTCAGCCCGAACGCTCGCCGGCGCTGGGCGCCCACCTGCTGGATCTCGTGGCACTGGCCGTGAAGGATGAGGGCTGCCTGGAATATCGGGTGTTCCAGGGCAGTGAAGACGGCGATCTCTGGGTGATCCAATCCCGCTGGACCTCGGTCGCAGCCCAGGACGATCACTTCAACCAGCCGCATACCCTCGCCTTCCTGGACGAACTGCCCAAACTCGCGGACGAGGTGGATCTGTATCCGTTGGAGCCGAAAAGTCCAATAGCTAAGCTTTGA
- a CDS encoding adenine phosphoribosyltransferase → MSFSESALKSLIRAVPDFPKPGVIFRDITPLFQSPEGLRAVMTALLERYRSASFTHVGALDARGFLIGPILAYELGKPLVLFRKQGKLPAELLTEVYSTEYGDSVIEVHKDSVAPGDSVLLVDDLIATGGTLVAAGNLIQRLGARVHEAAAIVDLPELGGSKRLEAAGIPTFALTSFALSEY, encoded by the coding sequence ATGTCCTTTTCCGAATCTGCCCTGAAATCCCTCATCCGCGCCGTGCCCGATTTTCCCAAGCCGGGGGTGATCTTTCGGGATATCACGCCGCTGTTCCAATCGCCCGAAGGGCTGCGGGCGGTCATGACGGCCTTGCTCGAGCGCTATCGCTCGGCGTCCTTCACCCATGTGGGAGCGCTGGATGCACGCGGTTTCCTCATCGGCCCGATCCTGGCCTACGAGCTGGGCAAGCCGTTAGTGCTGTTTCGCAAGCAGGGCAAGTTGCCTGCCGAGTTGTTGACCGAGGTCTACAGCACCGAATACGGCGACTCGGTGATCGAGGTGCACAAGGACAGCGTCGCCCCTGGCGATTCGGTCCTGCTGGTGGACGATCTCATCGCTACCGGGGGTACCCTGGTCGCCGCCGGCAACCTGATCCAGCGCCTGGGCGCCCGCGTCCATGAAGCAGCAGCCATCGTCGACCTGCCGGAGCTGGGTGGTTCCAAGCGCCTGGAAGCCGCCGGCATCCCCACCTTCGCCCTGACCAGCTTTGCGCTGTCTGAGTACTGA
- a CDS encoding sugar ABC transporter substrate-binding protein yields MLAFRPARLLAAIALASASLILPFTASHAMAAEKPKVALVMKSLANEFFRTMEDGAKTYQKEHAGEFDLISNGIKDETDTSAQIRIVEQMIVSKVDALVIAPADSKALVPVLKKASDAGIKLVNIDNRLDPEVLKSKDLDIPFVGPDNRKGARLDGEYLAKHLKAGDQVGIIEGVPTTTNAQQRTAGFKDAMDAAGMKIVSVQSGNWEIDQGNAVAAAMLNEYPNLKALLAGNDSMALGAVSAIRAAGKKGQVLVIGYDDIQAIHPMLKDGRVLATVNQFAAKQAVFGIEAALKLVKGEPTGAKDGVIETPVELVTQ; encoded by the coding sequence ATGCTGGCCTTCCGTCCTGCCCGCCTGCTGGCGGCCATCGCCCTCGCTTCCGCCTCGCTGATCCTGCCGTTCACCGCCAGCCATGCCATGGCCGCGGAAAAGCCCAAGGTCGCCCTGGTCATGAAATCCCTGGCCAACGAGTTCTTCCGCACCATGGAAGACGGCGCCAAGACCTACCAGAAAGAGCACGCCGGGGAATTCGATCTGATCTCCAACGGGATCAAGGACGAGACCGATACCTCCGCCCAGATCCGCATCGTCGAGCAGATGATCGTCTCCAAGGTCGATGCGCTGGTCATCGCCCCGGCCGATTCCAAGGCCCTGGTTCCTGTGCTCAAGAAAGCCAGCGACGCTGGCATCAAATTGGTCAACATCGATAACCGCCTGGACCCGGAAGTACTCAAGAGCAAGGACCTGGACATCCCCTTCGTCGGTCCCGACAACCGCAAGGGCGCCCGCCTGGACGGCGAGTACCTGGCCAAGCACCTCAAGGCCGGCGACCAGGTCGGCATCATCGAAGGCGTGCCCACCACCACCAACGCCCAGCAGCGTACCGCTGGCTTCAAGGACGCCATGGACGCCGCCGGCATGAAGATCGTCAGCGTGCAGTCCGGTAACTGGGAGATCGATCAGGGCAACGCGGTGGCCGCCGCCATGCTCAACGAATACCCCAACCTCAAGGCGCTGCTAGCGGGTAACGACAGCATGGCGCTGGGTGCCGTCTCGGCGATCCGTGCGGCCGGCAAGAAGGGCCAGGTACTGGTGATCGGCTACGACGACATCCAGGCCATCCATCCGATGCTCAAGGACGGTCGCGTCCTGGCCACGGTGAATCAGTTCGCCGCCAAGCAGGCGGTGTTCGGCATCGAAGCCGCGCTCAAGCTGGTCAAGGGTGAGCCCACCGGCGCCAAGGACGGGGTGATCGAGACGCCGGTCGAACTGGTCACCCAGTAA
- a CDS encoding sugar ABC transporter ATP-binding protein, giving the protein MSSEVILSARGIGKTYAQPVLGAVDLELRAGEVLALTGENGAGKSTLSKILCGLVQPTTGELSFLGRPYAPGSRREAEAQGVRMVMQELNLLPTLTVAENLFLDRLPRRLGWIDRRQLREQARLAMAQVGLEAIDPDTPIAELGVGHQQMVEIARNLIGDCRVLILDEPTAMLTSREVELLFEQIERLRARGVALVYISHRLEELKRIAQQLVVLRDGRLVADAPVARYDTDEIVSLMVGRDLGEHLDMGERCFGPPLLEVKGLTRADKVRDVSFSVRAGEIYGISGLIGAGRTELLRLIFGADRADSGAVQLAGRPVDLGSPAKVVRQGIALITEDRKGEGLLLSQPISANLALGNMDKVARQGLVSTKREAALAERHIKSMHIRCNDGAQPVGELSGGNQQKVVIGRWLERDCQVLLFDEPTRGIDVGAKFEIYGLLAELTRQGKALVVVSSDLRELMLICDRIGVLSAGRLVETFERHDWDQERLLAAAFAGYRSREALLEDPIPPLQPLSSQDALR; this is encoded by the coding sequence ATGTCGTCCGAGGTCATCCTCAGCGCGCGAGGTATCGGCAAGACCTATGCGCAGCCGGTGCTCGGCGCCGTGGACCTGGAATTGCGCGCCGGCGAAGTGCTGGCGCTCACCGGGGAGAACGGCGCTGGCAAGAGCACCCTGTCCAAGATCCTCTGTGGCCTGGTGCAACCCACCACCGGCGAGCTGAGTTTCCTCGGCCGCCCCTATGCCCCGGGCAGCCGCCGCGAGGCGGAGGCCCAGGGGGTGCGGATGGTCATGCAGGAACTCAACCTGCTGCCCACCCTCACCGTGGCGGAAAATCTCTTTCTAGACCGCCTGCCCCGGCGGCTGGGCTGGATCGACCGCCGCCAGCTGCGCGAACAGGCGCGGCTGGCGATGGCCCAGGTCGGCCTGGAAGCCATAGACCCGGATACCCCCATCGCCGAACTGGGCGTGGGTCACCAACAGATGGTGGAAATCGCCCGCAACCTGATCGGCGACTGCCGGGTGCTCATCCTCGATGAGCCCACCGCCATGCTCACCTCCCGCGAGGTGGAGTTGCTGTTCGAGCAGATCGAACGGCTGCGCGCCCGCGGCGTGGCCCTGGTCTACATCTCCCACCGCCTGGAAGAACTCAAGCGCATCGCCCAGCAACTGGTGGTGCTGCGCGATGGCCGGCTGGTGGCGGACGCGCCCGTGGCGCGCTACGACACCGACGAGATCGTCAGCCTCATGGTGGGTCGCGATCTCGGCGAGCACCTCGACATGGGTGAGCGCTGCTTCGGCCCGCCGTTGCTGGAGGTCAAGGGTCTGACGCGTGCCGACAAGGTGCGCGACGTCTCCTTCAGCGTCCGCGCCGGAGAAATCTATGGCATCTCCGGCCTGATCGGCGCCGGGCGCACCGAGTTGTTGCGGCTGATCTTCGGGGCCGACCGTGCCGATTCCGGCGCGGTACAGCTGGCGGGCCGGCCGGTGGACCTCGGCTCGCCGGCCAAGGTGGTGCGCCAGGGGATCGCCCTGATCACCGAGGATCGCAAGGGCGAGGGCCTGCTGCTCAGCCAGCCGATCAGCGCCAACCTGGCCCTGGGCAACATGGACAAGGTCGCCCGGCAGGGGCTAGTCAGCACCAAGCGCGAAGCGGCGCTGGCCGAGCGCCACATCAAGAGTATGCATATCCGCTGCAACGACGGCGCCCAGCCGGTGGGCGAGCTATCCGGCGGCAACCAGCAGAAGGTGGTGATCGGGCGCTGGCTCGAACGCGACTGCCAGGTGCTGCTGTTCGACGAGCCCACGCGCGGTATCGATGTCGGTGCCAAGTTCGAGATCTATGGCCTGTTGGCCGAATTGACCCGCCAGGGCAAGGCGCTGGTGGTGGTCTCCAGCGACCTGCGCGAGCTGATGCTGATCTGCGACCGCATCGGCGTGCTCTCCGCCGGCCGCCTGGTGGAGACCTTCGAACGCCATGACTGGGATCAGGAGCGGCTGCTGGCCGCGGCCTTCGCCGGCTATCGCTCCCGCGAAGCCCTGCTGGAAGACCCTATCCCGCCGTTGCAACCTCTTTCTTCTCAGGATGCCCTCCGATGA
- a CDS encoding ABC transporter permease — translation MSTLPLTSSRRAFGLGLGTYLGLAGALLAMIVLFSVLSSHFLSYSTFTTLANQIPDLMVLATGMTLILIIGGIDLSVGSVVALAAAVVSVATLQWGWGILSAAALGMLCAAITGAITGSVTVAWRIPSFIVSLGVLEIARGAAYQLTDSRTAYIGDAYDWLSTPVAFGISPSFVLALLVILVAQLLLTRSVFGRYLIAIGTNEEAVRLAGINPKPYKVIVFALMGLLAGLAALFQISRLEAADPNAGVGLELQVIAAVVIGGTSLMGGRGSVISTFFGVLIISVLAAGLAQIGASEPTKRIITGAVIVVAVILDTYRSQRAKRSA, via the coding sequence ATGAGCACTCTTCCCCTCACCTCCTCCCGGCGCGCCTTCGGCCTGGGCCTGGGTACCTATCTGGGCCTGGCCGGCGCCCTGCTGGCCATGATCGTGCTGTTCTCCGTGCTGAGCAGCCACTTCCTGTCGTACAGCACTTTCACCACCCTGGCCAACCAGATCCCCGATCTCATGGTGCTGGCCACCGGCATGACCCTCATCCTCATCATCGGCGGTATCGACCTGTCGGTGGGTTCGGTGGTGGCCCTGGCCGCCGCCGTGGTCAGTGTCGCCACCCTGCAATGGGGCTGGGGCATCCTCTCCGCCGCCGCCCTGGGGATGCTCTGCGCGGCCATCACCGGCGCCATCACCGGTAGCGTGACCGTGGCCTGGCGCATCCCCTCCTTCATCGTCTCCCTGGGCGTGCTGGAGATAGCCCGCGGCGCCGCCTACCAGCTGACCGATTCGCGCACCGCCTACATCGGCGACGCCTACGACTGGCTGTCCACCCCCGTCGCCTTCGGCATCTCGCCCTCCTTCGTTCTCGCCCTGCTGGTGATCCTGGTGGCCCAGTTGCTGTTGACCCGCTCGGTGTTCGGCCGCTACCTGATCGCCATCGGCACCAACGAGGAAGCGGTACGCCTGGCCGGCATCAATCCCAAGCCCTACAAGGTCATCGTCTTCGCCCTGATGGGCCTGCTGGCGGGTCTCGCCGCGCTGTTCCAGATCTCCCGCCTGGAAGCCGCCGATCCCAATGCCGGCGTCGGCCTGGAGCTGCAGGTGATCGCCGCCGTGGTGATCGGCGGGACCAGCCTGATGGGCGGCCGTGGCTCGGTGATCAGTACCTTCTTCGGTGTGCTGATCATCTCGGTGCTGGCAGCTGGCCTGGCGCAGATCGGTGCCAGCGAACCCACCAAGCGCATCATCACCGGCGCGGTGATCGTGGTCGCGGTGATCCTCGACACCTACCGCAGCCAGCGGGCCAAGCGGAGCGCCTGA
- a CDS encoding LacI family DNA-binding transcriptional regulator, which yields MATIKDVAARAGISYTTVSHVVNNTRPVSPGVREKVEAAIAELGYVPSGVARSLRSQATGTFGVLVPNAVNPYFAELARGIEDHCERQGYSVILCNSDDDAEKQLRYLRVLRERRIDGLVVATVDGDPRFAEALAGLRIPLVLVDRPLEGVQAGHIRIDHQHGGLLATRHLLELGHRRIACIGGPADSPVARERVTGYQQALAEADVAAGPVRHCPFTAAAGHTAARELLAQPDRPTAIFAGNDTIALGVLRAAAEAGLTVPGQLSVVGFDDIELSRYLYPALTTIGQSIRDLGERAAQLLLARREGVGGPSTHDIAVPRLVLRESTAAPSALEISHAP from the coding sequence ATGGCCACCATCAAGGACGTCGCGGCCCGCGCCGGCATCTCCTACACCACGGTGTCCCACGTGGTGAACAACACCCGCCCGGTAAGCCCGGGGGTGCGGGAAAAGGTCGAGGCCGCCATCGCCGAACTGGGCTACGTGCCCAGCGGCGTGGCCCGCTCCTTGCGCAGCCAGGCCACCGGCACCTTCGGCGTACTGGTGCCCAATGCGGTCAACCCCTACTTCGCCGAGCTGGCCCGTGGCATCGAGGATCATTGCGAACGCCAGGGCTATAGCGTCATCCTCTGCAACTCCGACGACGATGCCGAGAAGCAGCTGCGCTATCTGCGCGTGCTCAGGGAGCGGCGGATCGACGGCCTGGTGGTCGCCACCGTCGATGGCGATCCGCGCTTCGCCGAAGCCCTGGCGGGCCTGCGCATCCCGTTGGTGCTGGTGGACCGGCCGCTGGAAGGCGTCCAGGCCGGGCACATCCGCATCGATCACCAGCATGGCGGCCTGCTCGCCACGCGGCACCTGCTGGAACTTGGCCATCGCCGGATCGCCTGTATCGGCGGCCCTGCCGACTCGCCAGTGGCCCGCGAGCGGGTGACCGGTTACCAGCAGGCCCTGGCCGAAGCGGATGTCGCTGCCGGCCCCGTCCGCCACTGCCCCTTCACCGCCGCTGCCGGCCATACCGCGGCGCGCGAGCTGCTGGCCCAGCCGGATCGCCCAACCGCGATCTTCGCCGGCAACGACACCATCGCCCTAGGCGTGCTGCGCGCCGCCGCCGAAGCCGGTCTCACGGTACCTGGCCAGCTGTCGGTGGTGGGCTTCGACGACATCGAACTCAGTCGCTATCTCTATCCGGCGCTCACCACCATCGGCCAGTCGATCCGCGACCTGGGCGAACGCGCGGCCCAGCTACTACTGGCTCGCCGCGAGGGGGTGGGCGGCCCTTCTACCCACGACATCGCCGTACCCCGGCTGGTGCTGCGCGAATCCACCGCGGCGCCTTCTGCTCTGGAGATTTCCCATGCACCCTGA
- the rbsK gene encoding ribokinase — translation MHPDVIVIGSLNMDLVVRAPRLPKGGETLAGHSFATAPGGKGANQAVAAARLGATVAMIGCVGADPYGDFLTRSLVQEGIDCRGVSVAAEVPTGIASILVDDEGQNAIVIVAGGNGELSAAHLGAQESLLAETKIVIAQLEVPLATVGHALAHAHALGKTVILNPAPATGPLPAEWYAHIDYLVPNESEASLLTGLPVGNLQEAEAAARQLIAAGARQVLLTLGGQGLLQVTADSCRHHPATPVKAVDTTAAGDTFLGGFAAGLAEGLDVAAAIALGQQAAAIAVTRPGAQPSIPTRRELTR, via the coding sequence ATGCACCCTGACGTCATCGTCATCGGCAGCCTCAACATGGACCTGGTGGTGCGCGCCCCGCGCCTGCCCAAGGGCGGCGAAACCCTCGCCGGCCATAGCTTCGCCACCGCGCCCGGCGGCAAGGGCGCCAATCAGGCGGTAGCCGCCGCGCGCCTGGGCGCCACGGTCGCCATGATCGGTTGCGTCGGCGCCGATCCCTATGGCGATTTCCTCACCCGTAGCCTGGTCCAGGAAGGCATCGACTGCCGGGGCGTCTCGGTGGCGGCCGAGGTCCCGACCGGGATCGCCTCCATCCTGGTGGACGATGAGGGCCAGAACGCCATCGTCATCGTTGCCGGTGGCAACGGCGAGCTGTCCGCCGCGCATCTGGGGGCGCAGGAGTCACTATTGGCGGAGACGAAGATCGTCATCGCCCAGCTGGAAGTGCCGCTGGCCACCGTCGGCCACGCCCTGGCCCACGCCCACGCCCTGGGCAAGACGGTGATCCTCAATCCGGCGCCCGCCACCGGGCCCTTGCCGGCCGAGTGGTACGCCCATATCGACTACCTGGTACCCAACGAAAGCGAAGCCAGTCTGCTCACCGGGCTGCCGGTAGGGAATCTGCAAGAGGCCGAAGCCGCCGCCCGCCAACTGATTGCCGCCGGTGCCCGCCAGGTGCTGCTGACCCTCGGCGGCCAGGGCCTGTTGCAGGTCACTGCCGATAGCTGCCGTCATCACCCGGCCACCCCGGTCAAGGCGGTGGACACCACCGCCGCCGGTGATACCTTCCTCGGCGGTTTCGCCGCCGGACTCGCGGAAGGCCTGGACGTCGCAGCAGCCATCGCCCTCGGCCAGCAGGCCGCCGCCATCGCCGTCACCCGCCCGGGTGCCCAGCCCTCCATCCCCACGCGCCGGGAGCTCACTCGATGA
- the rbsD gene encoding D-ribose pyranase, translating to MKKTSLLNIALSQAVASLGHGDLVVIGDAGMPVPAGTPLVDLAVTPGIPDFHSVLRALLSEIQVESHLLAEETLTVQPPALAELERLNADGALGARRLVSHEELKTLCRQARVQIRTGECQPYTNLILVAGVTF from the coding sequence ATGAAAAAGACGTCCTTATTGAATATCGCCCTGTCCCAGGCCGTCGCCAGCCTCGGCCATGGCGACCTGGTGGTCATCGGTGACGCCGGCATGCCGGTCCCGGCCGGCACGCCCCTGGTCGATCTGGCTGTCACCCCCGGGATTCCCGACTTCCACAGCGTATTGCGCGCCCTGCTCAGCGAGATACAGGTGGAAAGCCATCTGCTCGCCGAGGAAACCCTCACCGTGCAGCCACCGGCCCTGGCCGAGCTGGAACGCCTGAACGCTGACGGCGCCCTGGGCGCGCGCCGGCTGGTCTCCCACGAAGAACTGAAGACACTGTGTCGCCAGGCCCGGGTACAGATCCGCACCGGGGAGTGCCAG